The following proteins are co-located in the Candidatus Accumulibacter cognatus genome:
- the pgi gene encoding glucose-6-phosphate isomerase, with amino-acid sequence MNITASASWKAIEAHRLSLSPVHLRQFFANDPGRVASLSLSYDGIYYDFSKQRIDSTTLALLVALAHEARLDELTSRMFSGEKINASEDRSVLHVALRRSISPFPSTDLDVMPEVIATRQRMAAFADRIRSGQALGFTGMPIRHVVNIGIGGSDLGPKMLDYALRSISHPALGVHYVSNLDGAQLAPLLQTLDPRTTLFLVASKTFTTQETMLNAQTARDWLVANLGDAAAVSRHFAALTAKPERAVKFGIMADAVFPLWDWVGGRFSLWSAVGLALMIAIGPHAFADLLAGAERMDEHFRSTPYERNLPVVMALIGIWNTNFLGATSNAVLPYNESLKYFPSFLQQLEMESNGKSVGSDGQPLACASNPIVWGELGNNGQHAFFQLLHQGGRLVPCDFIAAVRSDYPLPGHQEALLANCFAQSAALAFGKTAEEARSELQGTMPATALESLLPHKVFAGNQPSSTLLLSRLDPQTLGALIALYEHKVFVQGAIWGLNSFDQWGVELGKAVASSILPAIANPPLAEKFDASTQGLLAFSRQHLA; translated from the coding sequence ATGAACATCACCGCCTCAGCCTCCTGGAAGGCTATCGAAGCGCACCGGCTTTCGCTCTCTCCGGTGCATCTCAGACAATTTTTTGCCAACGATCCTGGGCGTGTGGCATCACTCTCGCTGAGCTACGACGGCATCTATTACGATTTCTCGAAGCAACGCATCGATTCGACAACGCTTGCCCTGCTGGTCGCACTGGCCCACGAAGCCCGACTTGACGAATTGACGTCCCGCATGTTCAGTGGGGAAAAAATCAATGCCAGCGAAGATCGATCGGTCCTGCATGTTGCCCTGCGGCGATCGATCAGTCCCTTCCCCAGCACCGATCTAGACGTAATGCCCGAGGTTATCGCCACGCGCCAGCGGATGGCTGCCTTTGCCGACCGTATTCGCTCCGGGCAAGCACTTGGTTTCACGGGCATGCCGATCCGGCATGTCGTCAATATCGGCATCGGTGGGTCTGACCTCGGACCGAAGATGCTCGATTACGCCTTACGTTCCATCTCGCATCCGGCACTTGGCGTACATTACGTCTCTAATCTCGATGGGGCTCAACTGGCGCCGCTCCTGCAAACGCTCGACCCACGCACGACCTTGTTCCTGGTTGCCAGCAAGACTTTCACCACGCAGGAAACCATGCTCAATGCACAGACGGCACGCGACTGGCTGGTGGCCAACCTCGGCGATGCTGCTGCCGTATCCCGTCACTTTGCGGCACTGACGGCCAAACCCGAGCGTGCGGTCAAATTCGGAATCATGGCAGATGCCGTATTTCCCCTCTGGGACTGGGTAGGTGGACGTTTCTCATTGTGGTCGGCGGTTGGGCTGGCACTGATGATCGCCATTGGTCCGCACGCTTTCGCCGATCTGCTGGCGGGTGCTGAACGCATGGATGAACATTTCCGCAGCACGCCCTACGAGCGCAACCTGCCGGTGGTGATGGCTCTGATCGGCATCTGGAACACCAATTTCCTGGGTGCAACGAGCAATGCGGTGTTGCCCTATAACGAGTCGTTGAAATATTTCCCGTCGTTCCTGCAACAACTCGAAATGGAAAGCAATGGCAAGTCGGTCGGTAGCGACGGGCAGCCACTTGCCTGTGCATCGAACCCCATCGTCTGGGGTGAACTGGGCAATAATGGCCAGCATGCCTTCTTTCAGCTGCTGCACCAGGGCGGACGACTGGTACCCTGTGATTTCATCGCTGCCGTACGCTCTGACTACCCTCTCCCAGGTCATCAGGAAGCTTTGCTTGCCAACTGTTTTGCACAAAGCGCGGCCCTGGCGTTCGGCAAGACAGCCGAAGAGGCACGTAGCGAATTGCAGGGCACGATGCCGGCCACGGCGCTTGAGTCCCTCTTGCCGCACAAGGTGTTTGCCGGCAATCAGCCATCATCGACACTGCTGCTTTCCCGCCTTGATCCGCAAACACTTGGCGCGCTGATCGCACTGTACGAGCACAAGGTATTTGTACAAGGCGCCATCTGGGGGCTCAACTCTTTCGACCAGTGGGGCGTCGAGCTTGGCAAGGCCGTTGCCAGCAGCATCCTGCCGGCAATTGCCAATCCGCCCCTGGCAGAGAAGTTCGACGCATCGACGCAGGGACTGTTGGCGTTCAGCCGGCAGCATCTGGCATGA
- a CDS encoding hemerythrin family protein, translated as MEINSTGLLPEALVIDLPEIDAQHEEIFQRIESLKGACFGTEPVRFSTFDSLLDYLEHHFTTEKRIAREVGIDFLDHDAVHRENLQSLRKAFDEVRNGARDVHSFLRYAEYWFERHISEEDKPFAASVRSRKARPANGIPAVAPII; from the coding sequence ATGGAGATCAATTCTACCGGTTTGCTCCCGGAGGCCTTAGTGATCGATCTCCCGGAAATTGATGCACAGCACGAAGAGATCTTTCAGCGAATTGAATCACTCAAGGGAGCGTGCTTCGGAACCGAACCGGTTCGTTTCTCTACGTTCGACAGCCTGCTTGATTATCTGGAGCACCATTTCACCACCGAAAAGCGCATTGCCCGGGAAGTCGGCATAGACTTCCTCGATCACGATGCCGTGCACCGAGAGAATCTGCAGTCGCTGCGCAAAGCCTTCGACGAAGTACGCAATGGTGCGCGCGATGTCCATTCCTTCCTGCGCTATGCCGAGTACTGGTTCGAACGCCATATCTCCGAGGAAGACAAACCCTTCGCAGCCAGCGTGCGCAGCCGCAAGGCGAGGCCTGCCAATGGCATTCCTGCCGTAGCGCCTATCATCTGA
- the lexA gene encoding transcriptional repressor LexA — MLKVSPLTPRQREILDFIRDTLENLGAPPTRAEIAHAFGFASHNAAEEHLRALAKKGIIMLESGSARGIRLVEQLGLPLIGSVAAGSPILAIENIQRRYTIDSALFSPRADFLLRVRGMSMQNAGIMDGDLLAVHRSSEAHHGQIVVARLDDEVTVKRFHQQGDIIQLIAEHPDFAPITVSTGARTLAIEGVVVGLIRGG, encoded by the coding sequence ATGCTCAAAGTTTCACCACTTACCCCGCGACAGAGGGAAATACTCGACTTTATCCGCGATACACTGGAGAACCTTGGTGCGCCGCCGACGCGGGCCGAGATTGCCCATGCCTTTGGCTTTGCCTCGCATAATGCGGCTGAAGAACACCTCAGGGCGCTCGCCAAGAAAGGCATCATCATGCTTGAGTCGGGCTCGGCGCGAGGCATTCGGCTGGTCGAACAACTTGGACTGCCATTGATCGGCAGTGTGGCTGCCGGCAGTCCGATACTGGCCATAGAAAACATTCAACGTCGTTATACTATTGATTCCGCCCTGTTCAGCCCGCGTGCCGATTTTCTGTTGCGCGTCCGCGGCATGTCGATGCAAAACGCCGGGATTATGGATGGTGACCTACTCGCCGTGCACCGCAGCAGTGAAGCGCACCACGGCCAGATTGTCGTGGCTAGGTTGGATGACGAGGTGACGGTGAAGCGTTTCCACCAACAGGGCGACATCATCCAACTGATCGCCGAGCATCCCGATTTTGCACCGATCACCGTCAGCACGGGCGCCCGTACACTGGCCATCGAAGGCGTGGTGGTCGGCCTGATCCGCGGCGGTTAA
- a CDS encoding IS3 family transposase (programmed frameshift): protein MTRRTRRNHTPAFKAQVSLAALKSDKTLAELAQQYDLHPNQITDWKRQLTERAVQVFGDTGSPTNSDPDLTKLHAKIGQLTLENGFFRTCAHPGGPAERKTMIDRNHKLPVSHQCPLLGLARSTAYYTPREVSAEDLALMRRIDELHLDHPFAGARMLRDLLRPEGFEAGRKHIGTLMVRMGIEALYRKPHTSRRQRGDEIHPYLLRGLAIERPNQAWAADITYIPMRRGFLYLFAVIDGFSRRVLAWRLSNTLTTDFCLDAVREAIHRHGCPEIFNTDQGGQFTSGEFTGLLKAHDIRISMDGKGSWRDNVFVERLWKSVKYEEGYLKAYDNVADAKANLATYLRFYNERRPHRSLEGKTPDVAYFVALASATPGAA, encoded by the exons ATGACAAGAAGGACGAGACGGAACCACACACCGGCATTCAAGGCACAAGTGTCCCTGGCGGCGCTGAAGAGCGACAAGACGCTAGCGGAGCTGGCGCAGCAGTATGACCTTCACCCGAATCAGATCACGGACTGGAAGCGGCAACTGACGGAGCGTGCGGTGCAGGTTTTTGGGGACACCGGCAGCCCGACGAACAGCGATCCTGACCTGACGAAGCTGCACGCCAAGATCGGCCAGTTGACGCTGGAAAACG GATTTTTTAGAACATGCGCTCACCCAGGCGGGCCTGCTGAGCGCAAGACGATGATTGACCGCAACCACAAGCTCCCCGTATCGCATCAGTGTCCCCTGCTGGGGCTGGCGCGTTCGACCGCCTACTACACGCCCCGCGAGGTCTCAGCGGAGGACTTGGCGCTGATGCGCCGGATAGACGAGTTACATCTTGATCACCCGTTCGCCGGCGCCCGCATGTTGCGCGATCTACTCCGCCCCGAGGGCTTCGAGGCCGGGCGCAAGCACATCGGCACCCTGATGGTGCGCATGGGGATCGAAGCCCTCTATCGGAAGCCCCACACCTCTCGTCGGCAGCGGGGGGATGAAATCCATCCCTACCTCCTGCGCGGCCTCGCGATCGAGCGGCCCAATCAAGCGTGGGCGGCGGACATCACCTACATCCCGATGCGCCGAGGCTTTCTCTACCTGTTCGCCGTGATCGACGGGTTCTCGCGGCGGGTCCTTGCCTGGCGGCTTTCCAACACCTTGACGACCGACTTCTGTCTGGACGCGGTGCGGGAAGCCATCCACCGCCACGGCTGCCCGGAGATCTTCAACACTGATCAGGGTGGCCAATTCACCAGCGGCGAATTCACCGGTTTGCTCAAGGCGCACGACATCCGGATCAGTATGGACGGCAAGGGGTCCTGGCGGGACAACGTCTTCGTCGAGCGCCTGTGGAAAAGCGTCAAGTACGAAGAGGGGTATCTCAAGGCCTATGACAACGTCGCCGATGCGAAAGCCAACCTGGCCACGTATCTGCGTTTCTACAACGAGCGACGACCGCATCGTTCCCTGGAGGGCAAGACGCCGGACGTTGCCTACTTCGTGGCGCTCGCGTCGGCAACCCCAGGAGCGGCGTAA
- a CDS encoding EAL domain-containing protein: MKLNLTSLQTPVSGADNFAELKALLTLDRDAYWAQYGPLKLTTYLQPIFSFSHRRIIGHEGLLRAFDPDGEAVSPLTVINSTASFDEARRLDRLARLLHVCNHHLHGIENDWLFLNMHPLVFNQAKQSDSIGFLGQVLANVNYPASRVVVELLEQAVANNGQFADGVAYLRQLGVLIALDDFGAGHSNFDRIWQIRPDIVKLDRSFAVQVDTNIRARRLLPRIVSLLHEAGSLVLIEGVETEEQALLAMDADIDFVQGYYFAKPAAHVMSDTLALTRLKALWKNFDNSRGSDYSNYRKTISPYINAIGYASTMLAVGHRIEHACQQFLELEHTERCFLLDGNGLQVGPNVVAHNTRNETSRFNPLNTAEGAIWSRRHYFRRAVEHPGKVQVTRPYLSIANASLCVTVSVCYTSRREQFVLCGDLAWI; encoded by the coding sequence GTGAAACTGAACTTGACGTCACTTCAGACACCCGTTTCTGGCGCTGACAATTTCGCCGAACTGAAGGCTCTCCTGACATTGGACCGCGACGCCTATTGGGCACAGTACGGGCCCCTGAAACTGACGACTTACTTGCAGCCCATTTTCAGTTTTTCGCACCGACGTATCATCGGACATGAAGGACTCCTTCGCGCATTCGATCCGGATGGTGAGGCCGTCTCCCCACTGACAGTCATCAACTCTACGGCTTCATTCGACGAGGCACGGCGCCTCGACCGCCTAGCGCGGCTACTCCATGTGTGTAACCACCATTTGCACGGCATCGAAAATGACTGGTTATTCCTCAATATGCATCCGTTGGTTTTCAACCAAGCAAAACAGAGCGACAGTATCGGATTTTTGGGTCAAGTGCTGGCCAACGTGAACTATCCTGCGTCACGGGTTGTCGTCGAACTACTCGAACAAGCAGTAGCCAACAATGGCCAATTTGCCGATGGGGTCGCCTACCTGCGTCAGTTAGGCGTTTTGATTGCACTTGATGATTTTGGCGCCGGTCACTCAAACTTCGATCGTATTTGGCAAATCCGGCCGGATATCGTCAAGCTCGATCGTTCGTTCGCAGTACAAGTAGACACGAACATTCGGGCTCGTCGCCTACTCCCCAGGATTGTCTCACTGCTTCACGAAGCTGGCTCGCTCGTATTGATCGAGGGCGTTGAAACCGAAGAGCAAGCATTACTGGCTATGGACGCGGATATTGACTTTGTTCAGGGCTACTATTTTGCCAAGCCCGCTGCACATGTCATGTCTGACACTCTTGCCTTGACTCGTCTCAAAGCACTCTGGAAGAATTTTGACAATAGTCGTGGAAGTGACTACTCAAACTACCGAAAGACGATATCCCCTTATATTAATGCGATCGGATATGCATCAACTATGCTTGCTGTCGGTCATCGGATCGAACACGCCTGTCAGCAGTTTCTCGAACTCGAACATACAGAGCGCTGCTTTTTGCTCGATGGCAATGGTCTGCAGGTCGGCCCAAATGTGGTCGCTCATAACACTAGAAATGAAACATCCCGTTTTAATCCATTGAACACGGCTGAGGGTGCAATATGGTCCCGCCGCCACTACTTCCGTCGCGCTGTAGAACACCCAGGAAAGGTTCAGGTGACTCGTCCATACCTGTCGATTGCGAATGCAAGCCTTTGTGTCACAGTGTCGGTTTGTTACACATCCCGTCGCGAGCAGTTTGTTCTTTGCGGCGACCTAGCCTGGATTTGA
- a CDS encoding EAL domain-containing protein, whose protein sequence is MDDRTHKLPQENMLRRRAEAELQVTSEKLAAMSESDVLRLVHELQVHQIELRMQNEDLREAQSALEQSRDRYNNLFDFAPVGYLTLDDRQHIRESNLTMSTQLGIERVNLVGRRFSDFVVPESQDLLHLEWRAALETGRRQMELELELHRGDGSRMCAQITCVKEPDFDSDYDTITYRCAVTDITFRREVEALRREKEMELEYLAHHDMLTGLANRVMFQQRVTHVLTRARRQKRDIALLYLDLDGFKQINDSFGHEMGDRLLVLVAQRLRTCVREEDILARLGGDEFGIVLEEVSEPWGAPRVADKVIEALRVPFVIEDRELVLGISVGVCLFPADSTDASELIRNADIAMYQAKRRGGNAVHFYTPALTEAVHLRVSTESALRRAIDGGELEVHYQPMMELATGRIVGAEVLLRWRDSCRGLLLPDTFLPIAELSDLIVQVGNQVIHLVCAQIAAWRARSLVTPRLSVNISARQCMSDEIVTMLRQALEHYAVPPLALELEITESCCLDKVAIGTVLPMLKTLGVSLTIDDFGTGYASLTSLRNLPITSIKIDRSFVAEIAHASGDGAIARAVVALGRSQGLRVIAEGVEETRQLDALRKMGCDVCQGYLIAPPMPAEEYIQWLQDNACMNQTPT, encoded by the coding sequence ATGGACGACAGAACGCACAAACTGCCCCAAGAGAATATGCTGCGTCGGCGAGCAGAAGCTGAGTTGCAGGTTACCAGCGAAAAGCTTGCAGCCATGTCGGAATCCGACGTGTTGCGACTGGTTCACGAACTCCAAGTGCATCAGATTGAGTTGCGGATGCAGAACGAGGATCTGCGCGAAGCTCAGTCGGCTCTCGAACAATCCCGCGATCGCTACAACAATCTGTTCGACTTTGCGCCGGTCGGTTATCTCACGCTGGATGATAGGCAGCACATCCGGGAATCGAACCTCACCATGAGTACCCAACTGGGCATCGAACGCGTCAACCTCGTCGGGCGGCGATTCAGCGATTTCGTGGTACCGGAGTCGCAGGATCTTCTCCACTTGGAATGGCGCGCCGCCTTGGAAACCGGCCGACGCCAGATGGAACTCGAACTGGAATTACATCGAGGTGACGGCAGTCGCATGTGTGCGCAGATCACCTGTGTGAAGGAACCGGATTTTGATTCCGATTACGACACCATCACCTATCGCTGCGCGGTCACTGATATAACTTTCAGACGGGAAGTAGAGGCTTTGCGACGCGAAAAGGAAATGGAGTTGGAATATCTAGCGCATCACGATATGTTGACGGGCCTCGCCAATCGGGTGATGTTCCAGCAGCGCGTTACCCACGTGCTCACCCGAGCCCGGCGGCAGAAGCGCGACATCGCGTTGCTCTACCTAGATCTCGACGGATTCAAGCAGATTAACGACAGCTTTGGGCACGAGATGGGTGACAGGCTGCTAGTGCTCGTTGCCCAGCGTCTACGGACCTGCGTCCGGGAGGAAGACATTCTCGCTAGGCTGGGCGGGGACGAGTTCGGTATTGTCCTAGAAGAAGTCTCTGAACCATGGGGAGCCCCGAGGGTAGCCGACAAAGTCATTGAGGCGCTGCGCGTCCCCTTTGTAATCGAGGATCGTGAACTGGTGCTGGGCATCAGTGTCGGTGTTTGCCTATTCCCGGCTGACAGTACTGATGCCTCGGAACTCATTCGCAATGCCGATATCGCCATGTATCAGGCCAAACGGCGTGGTGGCAATGCCGTCCATTTCTATACCCCGGCCCTTACCGAGGCGGTGCACCTTCGCGTCAGCACCGAGTCGGCCCTGCGCCGGGCGATTGACGGCGGTGAGCTGGAAGTCCATTACCAGCCGATGATGGAGCTGGCCACCGGGCGTATTGTCGGCGCCGAGGTCCTGCTACGCTGGCGTGATAGCTGTCGTGGTCTGTTGTTGCCGGATACTTTCTTGCCTATCGCCGAACTGTCCGACCTGATTGTCCAGGTTGGCAATCAGGTAATCCACTTGGTTTGCGCCCAGATCGCAGCGTGGCGCGCTCGCTCACTAGTTACGCCGCGCCTGTCCGTTAACATTTCTGCCAGACAGTGCATGAGCGATGAAATTGTCACAATGCTGCGGCAGGCGCTGGAACACTATGCCGTGCCGCCACTGGCGTTGGAGCTCGAAATTACTGAAAGCTGCTGTCTCGACAAGGTGGCCATCGGTACTGTGCTGCCCATGCTCAAGACTCTCGGTGTCAGCCTGACCATAGACGATTTCGGAACTGGTTATGCCAGCTTGACTTCACTGCGCAACCTTCCCATTACCTCTATCAAGATCGATCGCAGCTTCGTTGCAGAGATAGCCCATGCATCCGGTGATGGGGCCATTGCCCGTGCTGTGGTCGCATTGGGTCGGAGCCAGGGGCTACGCGTCATCGCCGAAGGTGTAGAAGAAACGAGACAACTCGACGCCCTGCGGAAAATGGGTTGTGATGTCTGTCAGGGCTATCTGATCGCTCCTCCAATGCCAGCAGAGGAGTACATCCAATGGCTGCAGGATAATGCCTGCATGAATCAAACCCCAACGTGA